From Streptomyces sp. CMB-StM0423, a single genomic window includes:
- a CDS encoding GNAT family N-acetyltransferase, which produces MAWLTGQGRTDQWGTEPFSGLPERVAQMEEYARDFLVRVAETPEGGVAGVCVLADEPQSFVPAAGEPELYVRLLVTDRTLRGAGVGAALVADARAEAVRRGVGLLRVDCFGGGDGALAQQYERLGFTPSGTFTVERPGRPGWPGRLLEIRL; this is translated from the coding sequence GTGGCGTGGCTGACCGGGCAGGGGCGGACCGACCAGTGGGGCACGGAGCCGTTCTCCGGCCTGCCCGAGCGGGTGGCGCAGATGGAGGAGTACGCGCGCGACTTCCTCGTGCGGGTGGCGGAGACGCCGGAGGGCGGGGTCGCGGGGGTGTGCGTGCTCGCGGACGAGCCGCAGTCGTTCGTACCGGCGGCCGGGGAGCCGGAGTTGTACGTCCGGCTGCTGGTGACGGACCGGACGCTGCGCGGCGCCGGGGTGGGCGCGGCGCTGGTGGCGGACGCGCGGGCGGAGGCGGTGCGGCGGGGCGTGGGGCTGCTGCGGGTGGACTGCTTCGGGGGTGGCGACGGGGCGCTGGCGCAGCAGTACGAGCGGCTGGGGTTCACGCCGAGCGGCACGTTCACGGTGGAGCGGCCGGGGCGGCCGGGGTGGCCGGGGCGGCTGCTGGAGATCCGTCTTTGA
- a CDS encoding polysaccharide pyruvyl transferase family protein yields the protein MIPSAPRSPAAPASFAPREIPGPVPPPPAAGAARPAPAAAAAARRAPRVAFVCRADAADPGHAAGLPALLRSLALANPGVCEDFLLRHDGLPDDVLAAARRLHPRIVEIPAEGGDAGAAPGTYDDLTGAYDDLVELHPRWLVAADLAVLRDPSDETRARYELTDERFWRAYCTLPAHRQHPDLLLHYGPPLLRLRPTTDLARRTALGLRAVGAYEEAVEALSAARSQANQPRFHDAMGTALMAVSRYDEAETHLLLAAATPELAPKAFSQLARLAWLRGDEERSKAYAREGLDAEPANRTCKALLRGGYGLPEFAAHRGEASVVSTQLAHAAAYATGQENAGDKILPEAVRLCFGQDASARRWHPVPVHRLFDEEALAEVNARRGLIVGGGGLFLPDTWPNGNSAWQWNVPDELLARIDVPLAVFAVGYNVFPGQSYRRSRFRESLAALVERSAFFGLRNRGSVERVRELLPERLRDRVAYQPCPTTLTRLLQPGWDDAEVERADTVLVNCAYDRAGMRFGDGYPRFLDAMARTVRALRERVDVRVAAHMTADEQFAHDLRREHGIALPVDALYDLGNDEIRAAYRRTRLVIGMRGHAGMVPFGCGTPVLSLVSHPKLAYFLADIDRPEWGVRVDDERLAEVLLERAEAVLDDHGAAVADVLDRQRVLWKVTRENLAGLRPALGLQGETA from the coding sequence ATGATCCCTTCCGCCCCCCGCTCCCCCGCCGCCCCGGCGTCCTTCGCCCCCCGCGAGATACCCGGCCCCGTCCCGCCCCCGCCCGCCGCCGGGGCCGCCCGCCCCGCACCGGCCGCGGCGGCGGCCGCGCGCCGCGCGCCCCGCGTCGCCTTCGTCTGCCGGGCCGACGCCGCCGACCCCGGGCACGCCGCCGGGCTGCCCGCCCTGCTCCGCAGCCTCGCCCTCGCCAACCCCGGCGTCTGCGAGGACTTCCTGCTCCGCCACGACGGCCTGCCGGACGACGTCCTGGCCGCGGCCCGCCGGCTGCACCCCCGGATCGTCGAAATCCCCGCCGAGGGCGGCGACGCGGGGGCCGCCCCCGGCACGTACGACGACCTCACCGGCGCGTACGACGACCTCGTAGAACTGCACCCCCGCTGGCTGGTGGCGGCCGACCTCGCCGTCCTGCGCGACCCGTCCGACGAGACCCGCGCCCGCTACGAGCTGACCGACGAGCGGTTCTGGCGCGCGTACTGCACCCTTCCCGCCCACCGCCAGCACCCCGACCTGCTCCTCCACTACGGCCCGCCCCTGCTGCGGCTGCGCCCCACCACCGACCTCGCCCGCCGCACCGCCCTCGGGCTGCGCGCGGTCGGCGCGTACGAGGAGGCCGTGGAGGCCCTGTCCGCCGCCCGCTCGCAGGCCAACCAGCCGCGCTTCCATGACGCGATGGGCACCGCGCTCATGGCCGTCTCCCGCTACGACGAGGCCGAGACCCACCTGCTGCTCGCCGCCGCGACCCCCGAGCTGGCGCCCAAGGCGTTCAGCCAGCTCGCCCGGCTGGCCTGGCTGCGCGGCGACGAGGAGCGGTCGAAGGCGTACGCGCGCGAGGGCCTGGACGCGGAACCGGCCAACCGCACCTGCAAGGCGCTGCTCCGGGGCGGCTACGGGCTGCCGGAGTTCGCGGCGCACCGCGGGGAGGCGTCGGTCGTCTCCACACAGCTCGCGCACGCCGCCGCGTACGCCACCGGCCAGGAGAACGCCGGCGACAAGATCCTCCCCGAGGCCGTCCGGCTCTGTTTCGGCCAGGACGCCTCCGCGCGCCGGTGGCACCCGGTCCCCGTGCACCGGCTGTTCGACGAGGAGGCGCTGGCGGAGGTCAACGCGCGCCGCGGGCTGATCGTCGGCGGCGGCGGCCTCTTCCTGCCCGACACCTGGCCGAACGGCAACAGCGCGTGGCAGTGGAACGTACCGGACGAACTGCTGGCCCGTATCGACGTGCCGCTGGCCGTCTTCGCCGTCGGCTACAACGTCTTCCCCGGCCAGTCCTACCGCCGCAGCCGCTTCCGGGAGAGCCTCGCGGCGCTGGTGGAGCGGTCGGCGTTCTTCGGTCTTCGCAACCGCGGCTCGGTGGAGCGGGTGCGCGAGCTGCTGCCGGAGCGGCTGCGCGACCGGGTCGCGTACCAGCCCTGCCCCACCACCCTGACCCGGCTGCTGCAGCCGGGCTGGGACGACGCCGAGGTGGAGCGCGCGGACACCGTGCTGGTCAACTGCGCGTACGACAGGGCGGGGATGCGCTTCGGCGACGGCTATCCGCGGTTCCTGGACGCGATGGCGCGGACGGTGCGCGCGCTGCGCGAGCGGGTGGACGTGCGGGTGGCGGCGCACATGACGGCGGACGAGCAGTTCGCGCACGACCTGCGCCGGGAGCACGGGATCGCGCTGCCCGTGGACGCGCTGTACGACCTCGGGAACGACGAGATCCGCGCCGCGTACCGGCGGACGCGCTTGGTGATCGGGATGCGCGGGCACGCGGGGATGGTCCCGTTCGGCTGCGGCACGCCGGTGCTGAGCCTGGTGTCGCACCCGAAGCTGGCGTACTTCCTGGCCGACATCGACCGCCCGGAGTGGGGTGTGCGGGTGGACGACGAGCGGCTGGCGGAGGTGCTGCTGGAGCGGGCGGAGGCGGTGCTGGACGACCACGGCGCGGCGGTGGCGGACGTGCTGGACCGGCAGCGGGTGCTGTGGAAGGTGACGCGGGAGAACCTGGCGGGGCTGCGGCCGGCGCTGGGGCTGCAGGGGGAGACGGCGTAG
- a CDS encoding DUF5709 domain-containing protein — MTGSDGEEDSAAGDEVYQPYASGAPGDGAQDDEGLLPPEDTLDGFIDPLDEGYSPPEKPRGVEHTGVTAAEQRRGESLDERLAEEIPDPPVLPDDDGLGDAPDTDGELIDDEVGDRRAGRLVAPDEGAHDDEEKDMIASDAGINGAAASAEEAAVHVVNDEDEYQDEYEDQ; from the coding sequence GTGACGGGCAGCGACGGCGAAGAAGACAGCGCCGCTGGCGACGAGGTCTACCAGCCCTACGCCTCCGGTGCGCCCGGGGACGGGGCTCAGGACGACGAAGGGCTGCTGCCGCCCGAGGACACCCTCGACGGGTTCATCGACCCCCTCGACGAGGGCTACTCGCCGCCCGAGAAGCCCCGCGGGGTCGAGCACACCGGCGTCACCGCCGCCGAGCAGCGCCGCGGGGAGTCCCTGGACGAGCGGCTCGCCGAGGAGATCCCCGATCCGCCCGTCCTCCCCGACGACGACGGCCTCGGGGACGCCCCCGACACCGACGGCGAGCTGATCGACGACGAAGTCGGCGACCGCCGCGCCGGCCGCCTCGTCGCCCCCGACGAGGGCGCCCACGACGACGAAGAGAAAGACATGATCGCCTCAGACGCGGGCATCAACGGCGCCGCCGCCTCCGCCGAGGAAGCCGCCGTCCACGTCGTCAACGACGAAGACGAATACCAGGACGAGTACGAAGACCAGTAG
- a CDS encoding globin domain-containing protein — translation MDANERIRASFARVERRADHVAKYFYSHLFARNPGVRELFPADMSEQRDRLFAALTHVVQRLDDPDLPRYLATLGRDHRKFDARPEHYAAVGESLIAALRFGLPNTWDEETEQAWLGAYKILSEAMIGGSEEADKQQAPRWWDCRVVARHEAAPGVTVLTLLPDRTLPYAAGQFVSVSTSKVPRVWRPYSIGCAPRADRTIDLHVSRVDGGLLSPALVDRTVPNDTLRLGAPAGTAVLPKRVGQPVTFIAAGTGWAPIRALLEDMVRRWTPTTARLFLVARSPAHLYDPEAVDALRKHHSWVDITVITPERTERQGATARHLETALSAHRDWPKHRVYVSGPAQFIADVRELVRGYGTPPEQIAHDHVPPPERGGREPGHSGWFLHPSQPQWINPADR, via the coding sequence GTGGATGCAAACGAGCGAATCCGGGCGAGTTTTGCCCGAGTTGAACGCAGAGCCGACCATGTCGCCAAGTACTTCTATTCGCATCTGTTTGCCCGCAATCCGGGGGTCCGCGAGCTGTTCCCCGCGGACATGTCCGAGCAGCGTGACCGCCTCTTCGCCGCCCTCACCCACGTCGTGCAGCGCCTCGACGACCCGGACCTGCCCCGCTACCTCGCGACGCTGGGACGCGACCACCGCAAGTTCGACGCCCGCCCGGAGCACTACGCGGCGGTCGGCGAGAGCCTGATCGCGGCGCTGCGCTTCGGGCTGCCGAACACCTGGGACGAGGAGACCGAGCAGGCATGGCTCGGCGCGTACAAGATCCTCTCCGAGGCGATGATCGGCGGCAGCGAGGAGGCCGACAAGCAGCAGGCGCCGCGCTGGTGGGACTGCCGGGTCGTGGCCCGCCACGAGGCCGCCCCGGGCGTCACGGTGCTCACCCTCCTCCCGGACCGGACCCTGCCGTACGCCGCGGGACAGTTCGTCAGCGTCTCCACATCGAAGGTGCCGCGGGTGTGGCGCCCGTACTCCATAGGCTGCGCCCCGCGCGCGGACCGCACGATCGACCTGCACGTCAGCCGGGTCGACGGCGGCCTGCTGAGCCCGGCGTTGGTGGATCGGACGGTCCCCAACGACACCCTCCGGCTGGGCGCGCCGGCGGGCACGGCGGTGCTCCCGAAGCGCGTGGGCCAGCCGGTGACCTTCATCGCGGCGGGCACGGGCTGGGCCCCGATCCGCGCCCTGCTGGAGGACATGGTGCGCCGCTGGACCCCGACGACGGCCCGGCTGTTCCTGGTCGCCCGCAGCCCCGCGCACCTCTACGACCCGGAGGCCGTGGACGCGCTGCGGAAGCACCACTCGTGGGTGGACATCACGGTGATCACGCCGGAGCGCACGGAACGCCAGGGCGCAACGGCCCGCCACCTGGAGACGGCTCTGTCGGCGCACAGGGACTGGCCGAAGCACCGGGTGTACGTGTCGGGTCCGGCGCAATTCATCGCGGACGTACGGGAGTTGGTGCGGGGGTACGGAACGCCACCGGAGCAGATCGCCCACGACCACGTACCGCCGCCGGAACGGGGCGGGCGGGAACCGGGCCACTCGGGGTGGTTCTTGCACCCGTCGCAACCGCAATGGATCAACCCGGCGGACCGCTGA
- a CDS encoding FGGY-family carbohydrate kinase: MGDADLTAIAIDAGTTVVKVVGYGPDGAELTVGRRPTRVTRPRPGWAEQDMADVWDAVASAVREVVAALPAPPAFVAVTGQGDGAWLIDGAGRPTGPAVLWNDGRAAGIVGDWERDGTVDEAFRICGSRLSTGMPNAVLAWLRAHDPDRLARSRHLLTCGGWLFYQLTGQPAVDESEAAAPFLDISQRTWSDRLFELYGVEWARELLPPLRDDAHRVTPLATAAGAETGLPEGIPVVLAPYDICATAIGSGAVSAGRACTILGTTLSTEIVMDAPPAPGPSDTPVGITVPLGVPGHYLRAFPTMSGGDMLDWGAKLLGLASAAELMELAERGSADTAGVRFMPYLSPAGERAPFFDPAARGSLTGLSLDSGREDVARAVVEGVTLAIRDCLAASRAEPGLLTLSGGGTRSGFWMRLISDVTGMPVAVPADTEIGARGAWLTGAVATGREPDFATAAAHQVRIAASYEPDRARAADGRYAEFLELRELHRPVWALGRERTADGNGSAHSGGAGA; the protein is encoded by the coding sequence ATGGGGGATGCGGACCTGACCGCGATCGCGATCGACGCCGGCACCACCGTCGTGAAGGTCGTCGGCTACGGCCCGGACGGCGCGGAGCTGACGGTCGGCCGGCGCCCGACGCGGGTGACGCGGCCCCGGCCCGGCTGGGCCGAGCAGGACATGGCCGACGTGTGGGACGCGGTGGCCTCCGCCGTACGGGAGGTGGTCGCCGCGCTGCCCGCGCCGCCCGCGTTCGTCGCGGTGACCGGGCAGGGCGACGGGGCCTGGCTGATCGACGGCGCGGGCCGGCCCACCGGGCCCGCGGTGCTCTGGAACGACGGCCGCGCCGCCGGCATCGTCGGCGACTGGGAGCGGGACGGGACCGTGGACGAGGCGTTCCGCATCTGCGGCTCGCGGCTGTCGACGGGCATGCCGAACGCGGTGCTGGCGTGGCTGCGCGCGCACGACCCGGACCGCCTCGCCCGCTCCCGGCATCTGCTGACCTGCGGGGGCTGGCTGTTCTACCAGCTCACTGGACAGCCCGCCGTCGATGAGTCGGAGGCCGCCGCGCCGTTCCTGGACATCTCGCAACGCACCTGGTCGGACCGGCTGTTCGAGCTGTACGGGGTGGAGTGGGCCCGCGAGCTGCTGCCGCCGCTGCGCGACGACGCCCACCGCGTCACCCCGCTCGCCACCGCCGCCGGCGCCGAGACCGGACTGCCGGAGGGCATCCCCGTGGTGCTCGCCCCGTACGACATCTGCGCCACCGCGATCGGCTCGGGCGCGGTCAGCGCGGGCCGCGCGTGCACCATCCTCGGCACCACGCTCTCCACCGAGATCGTCATGGACGCACCCCCCGCCCCGGGCCCGTCGGACACCCCCGTGGGCATCACCGTCCCGCTCGGCGTCCCCGGCCACTACCTGCGTGCCTTCCCGACCATGAGCGGCGGCGACATGCTCGACTGGGGCGCCAAGCTCCTGGGTCTCGCCTCGGCCGCCGAGCTGATGGAGCTGGCCGAACGCGGCTCCGCGGACACCGCCGGGGTGCGGTTCATGCCGTACCTCTCCCCCGCCGGCGAGCGCGCCCCCTTCTTCGACCCGGCCGCCCGCGGCTCGCTGACCGGCCTGTCGCTGGACAGCGGCCGCGAGGACGTGGCGCGCGCGGTGGTGGAGGGGGTCACCCTGGCGATCCGCGACTGCCTCGCCGCCTCGCGCGCCGAGCCCGGCCTGCTGACGCTCAGCGGCGGCGGCACCCGCAGCGGGTTCTGGATGCGGCTGATCTCCGACGTCACGGGCATGCCGGTGGCGGTCCCGGCCGACACCGAGATCGGCGCCCGCGGCGCGTGGCTGACCGGCGCCGTCGCCACCGGCAGGGAGCCGGACTTCGCGACGGCGGCGGCGCACCAGGTGCGTATCGCGGCGTCGTACGAACCGGACCGCGCCCGCGCCGCGGACGGCCGCTACGCCGAGTTCCTGGAACTGCGCGAGCTGCACCGCCCGGTGTGGGCGCTGGGCCGGGAGCGTACGGCCGACGGGAACGGGTCCGCGCACTCCGGTGGAGCCGGCGCATGA
- a CDS encoding ABC transporter substrate-binding protein — translation MRRLASFALAGILATGALTACAEEPGSSGDDGEGGGTGAGKVAFLMPDLASTRYEQYDAPMFKKRMGELCDECKVIYQNADSDAALQQQQANSAMAQGAKVIVLDPVDSESAATIVQTAQSQGVKVIAYDRPIPTKPADFYVSFDNEAIGESIGQSLVDHLDKESAEGGILQVNGSPTDAAAGLIKKGIHNAVDDSGYKLLAEFDTPDWSPEKAQQWVSGQISQYSGRIAGVVAANDGTGGGSIAAFKAAEAQVPPVTGNDAELAAVQRIIAGDQFNTISKPIKTVAEAAAEVTYAFMQGEKPKADTQLFDTPSQLFQPTVVTQENLKEVIFGPDGVLKTEDVCTREYAKDCKSLGID, via the coding sequence ATGAGACGACTGGCCAGTTTTGCTCTCGCCGGCATCCTCGCCACCGGCGCACTGACCGCCTGCGCCGAGGAGCCCGGCAGTTCGGGTGACGACGGCGAGGGCGGCGGCACCGGGGCCGGGAAGGTCGCGTTCCTCATGCCCGACCTGGCCTCCACGCGCTACGAGCAGTACGACGCCCCGATGTTCAAGAAGCGGATGGGCGAGCTCTGCGACGAGTGCAAGGTCATCTACCAGAACGCCGACAGCGACGCCGCCCTCCAGCAGCAGCAGGCCAACTCGGCCATGGCGCAGGGCGCCAAGGTCATCGTCCTGGACCCGGTGGACTCCGAGTCCGCGGCGACCATCGTGCAGACCGCCCAGTCGCAGGGCGTCAAGGTCATCGCGTACGACCGGCCGATCCCCACCAAGCCCGCCGACTTCTACGTCTCGTTCGACAACGAGGCCATCGGCGAGTCCATCGGCCAGTCGCTCGTCGACCACCTCGACAAGGAGTCCGCCGAGGGCGGCATCCTCCAGGTCAACGGCTCGCCGACGGACGCCGCCGCCGGGCTGATCAAGAAGGGCATCCACAACGCCGTCGACGACAGCGGCTACAAGCTGCTCGCCGAGTTCGACACCCCCGACTGGTCGCCGGAGAAGGCCCAGCAGTGGGTGAGCGGCCAGATCTCGCAGTACTCGGGACGCATCGCCGGCGTGGTCGCCGCCAACGACGGCACCGGCGGCGGGTCGATCGCCGCGTTCAAGGCCGCCGAGGCCCAGGTCCCGCCGGTCACCGGCAACGACGCCGAGCTTGCGGCCGTTCAGCGGATCATCGCGGGCGACCAGTTCAACACCATCTCCAAGCCGATCAAGACCGTCGCCGAGGCCGCCGCCGAGGTCACGTACGCCTTCATGCAAGGCGAGAAGCCCAAGGCCGACACCCAGCTCTTCGACACGCCGTCCCAGCTCTTCCAGCCGACCGTCGTGACGCAGGAGAACCTCAAGGAGGTCATCTTCGGCCCCGACGGCGTGCTGAAGACCGAGGACGTCTGCACCCGCGAGTACGCCAAGGACTGCAAGAGCCTCGGGATCGACTGA
- a CDS encoding sugar ABC transporter permease, whose protein sequence is MTSLDTPPSKTTDLQDERLTTPQGIGDSVRAAVRRTRDGDLGMLPVVAGILVIWTIFQSLNQTFLSSTNLVNLTFEMVPLGVIALGIVCVLLVGQIDLSVGSVSGVSAAATAVVMVKHEQPMVLALAVAIAGGCVIGWLYGQILNRFGVPSFVVTLGGLLAFLGLQLWLLRDQNAINIPFDSPLVKFAQVWFVPEALAYVFAVAAAGGFLAVGWVRARSRRRAGLSSASMQWLGLQAGLLAAALLFTVYYLNRTRGVPWMFMLFVSLVLMVHYVLTKTKFGRSLYAVGGNAEAARRAGINVRGVYTSAFVMCSALAATGGVLAAARLAAANQSTGTADVNLNAIAAAVIGGTSLFGGRGSAFAALLGVLVIQSISSGLTLLNLDSSYRFIITGLVLLVAVALDSAARRSRQAHGRG, encoded by the coding sequence GTGACATCCCTGGACACTCCGCCGAGCAAGACCACCGACCTGCAGGACGAGCGGCTGACGACGCCCCAGGGCATCGGCGACAGCGTCCGCGCCGCCGTCCGCCGCACCCGCGACGGCGACCTGGGCATGCTGCCCGTCGTCGCCGGCATCCTGGTCATCTGGACCATCTTCCAGTCGCTGAACCAGACCTTCCTGTCCAGCACCAACCTGGTGAACCTCACCTTCGAGATGGTGCCGCTCGGCGTCATCGCGCTGGGCATCGTGTGCGTGCTGCTCGTCGGCCAGATCGACCTGTCGGTCGGCTCGGTCAGCGGCGTCTCGGCCGCGGCCACCGCCGTCGTCATGGTCAAGCACGAGCAGCCGATGGTGCTGGCCCTGGCCGTCGCCATCGCCGGCGGCTGTGTGATCGGCTGGCTCTACGGCCAGATACTGAACCGCTTCGGCGTGCCCAGCTTCGTCGTCACCCTGGGCGGGCTGCTGGCCTTCCTGGGCCTGCAGTTGTGGCTGCTGCGCGACCAGAACGCGATCAACATCCCGTTCGACTCGCCGCTGGTGAAGTTCGCGCAGGTGTGGTTCGTGCCCGAGGCGCTGGCCTACGTCTTCGCGGTCGCGGCGGCCGGCGGCTTCCTCGCCGTGGGCTGGGTACGGGCCCGCAGCCGGCGCCGCGCCGGGCTGTCGTCCGCGTCGATGCAGTGGCTCGGGCTGCAGGCCGGGCTGCTGGCCGCGGCGCTGCTGTTCACGGTCTACTACCTGAACCGCACCCGTGGCGTCCCCTGGATGTTCATGCTCTTCGTCAGCCTGGTGCTGATGGTGCACTACGTCCTCACCAAGACGAAGTTCGGGCGGTCCCTGTACGCGGTGGGCGGCAACGCGGAGGCGGCCCGCCGGGCCGGCATCAACGTCCGCGGCGTCTACACCTCCGCGTTCGTCATGTGCTCCGCGCTGGCGGCGACCGGCGGCGTGCTGGCCGCGGCGCGGCTGGCGGCGGCGAACCAGTCGACCGGCACCGCGGACGTCAACCTCAACGCCATCGCCGCCGCGGTCATCGGCGGCACCAGCCTCTTCGGCGGCCGCGGTTCGGCGTTCGCGGCGCTGCTGGGCGTGCTGGTCATCCAGTCGATCTCCAGCGGTCTGACGCTGCTCAACCTCGACTCCTCGTACCGCTTCATCATCACGGGCCTGGTGCTGCTCGTCGCCGTCGCCCTGGACTCCGCGGCCCGGCGGTCGCGGCAGGCACACGGAAGGGGCTGA
- a CDS encoding DeoR/GlpR family DNA-binding transcription regulator, with product MSGRKPRERRDRIKGRVVDEGFVRIEQLADELGVTPMTIRRDLDHLQSRGWLRKVRGGATAQPSTAFHGDVRHRTQAMTAEKNALARAALPLVKSGQSVIIDDSTTALALSRLLTQQAPLTVITNFVPVTQVLAGSPGIELISLGGTYYPAYDAFLGLRTVDAVTSLYADTLFASTTAITRGHCYHQSQETVAVKRALMEACARKILLVDHTKFRRRGLYQLAPVTAFDLVIVDSGIPPADLDALQADGVEVLVAHPE from the coding sequence ATGAGCGGGCGAAAGCCCCGGGAGCGAAGAGATCGCATCAAAGGCCGCGTCGTGGACGAAGGCTTCGTCCGCATCGAGCAGTTGGCCGACGAACTCGGCGTGACCCCCATGACCATCCGCCGGGACCTCGACCACCTGCAGAGCAGAGGCTGGCTCCGCAAGGTCCGCGGCGGCGCCACCGCCCAGCCCTCGACCGCCTTCCACGGCGACGTACGCCACCGCACCCAGGCGATGACGGCCGAGAAGAACGCCCTGGCCCGCGCCGCGCTGCCGCTGGTCAAGTCCGGCCAGTCGGTCATCATCGACGACAGCACCACGGCCCTGGCCCTGAGCCGCCTGCTCACGCAGCAGGCACCGCTGACGGTCATCACCAACTTCGTGCCGGTCACGCAGGTCCTGGCCGGCAGCCCGGGCATCGAGCTGATATCGCTGGGCGGCACGTACTACCCCGCGTACGACGCCTTTCTGGGGCTGCGTACGGTCGACGCGGTCACGAGCCTGTACGCCGACACCCTCTTCGCCTCCACGACGGCGATCACCCGGGGCCACTGCTACCACCAGTCGCAGGAGACGGTGGCGGTCAAGCGGGCGCTGATGGAGGCGTGCGCCCGCAAGATCCTCCTGGTCGACCACACGAAGTTCCGCCGCCGCGGGCTGTACCAACTCGCCCCGGTGACGGCCTTCGACCTGGTCATCGTCGACTCGGGGATCCCGCCGGCGGATCTGGACGCACTGCAGGCGGACGGGGTGGAGGTGCTGGTGGCCCACCCGGAGTGA
- a CDS encoding ATP-binding cassette domain-containing protein, giving the protein MTAPAAPAAPTVLSLRGVSKQFGAVAALTGIDLDVAAGEVVAVVGDNGAGKSTLVKILSGVYTPDGGTIAFHDREVSLGSPADAQAIGIATVFQDLALCENLDVKANLFLGQELRPWMLDDVRMETRSWELLRELSARIPTLDVPVAALSGGQRQTVAITRALLGKPEVILLDEPTAALGVAQTAEVLNLIERLKGNGLGVVMISHNMDDVRAVADRVAVLRLGRNNGVFDARTVTSEQVVAAITGAVDNVVAQRAARRAAAGEPRPDAATRNERKEKELP; this is encoded by the coding sequence ATGACAGCCCCCGCCGCCCCGGCCGCGCCCACCGTGCTGTCCCTGCGCGGCGTCAGCAAGCAGTTCGGCGCCGTCGCCGCGCTCACCGGCATCGACCTCGACGTGGCCGCCGGCGAGGTGGTGGCCGTCGTCGGGGACAACGGCGCCGGCAAGTCCACGCTGGTGAAGATCCTGTCGGGGGTCTACACCCCCGACGGGGGCACCATCGCCTTCCACGACCGGGAGGTGTCGCTCGGCTCCCCCGCCGACGCGCAGGCCATCGGCATCGCCACCGTCTTCCAGGACCTGGCGCTGTGCGAGAACCTCGACGTCAAGGCGAACCTCTTCCTCGGCCAGGAGCTGCGCCCCTGGATGCTGGACGACGTTCGGATGGAGACCCGCTCCTGGGAGCTGCTGCGGGAGCTGTCGGCCCGTATCCCCACCCTCGACGTGCCGGTGGCCGCCCTCTCCGGCGGCCAGCGGCAGACGGTGGCGATCACCCGGGCGCTGCTGGGCAAGCCCGAGGTGATCCTCCTCGACGAGCCGACCGCCGCGCTCGGCGTGGCGCAGACGGCCGAGGTGCTGAACCTCATCGAGCGGCTGAAGGGCAACGGCCTCGGCGTCGTCATGATCAGCCACAACATGGACGACGTACGCGCCGTCGCCGACCGGGTGGCGGTGCTCCGCCTCGGCCGCAACAACGGCGTCTTCGACGCCCGCACCGTCACCTCGGAGCAGGTCGTCGCCGCGATCACCGGCGCGGTGGACAACGTGGTCGCGCAGCGCGCGGCCAGGAGAGCCGCGGCCGGCGAACCGCGGCCGGACGCGGCGACGCGGAATGAGCGGAAAGAGAAGGAATTGCCGTGA